From Pseudorca crassidens isolate mPseCra1 chromosome 7, mPseCra1.hap1, whole genome shotgun sequence, a single genomic window includes:
- the LOC137228031 gene encoding LOW QUALITY PROTEIN: steroid hormone receptor ERR2-like (The sequence of the model RefSeq protein was modified relative to this genomic sequence to represent the inferred CDS: deleted 2 bases in 1 codon) produces MLNAIPKSLCLVCGDIASGYHYSVASCEACKAFFKRTIQGNIEYSCPATNECEITKRRRKSCQACRFMKCLKVGIMLKEGVRLDRVRGGRQKYKRRLDSESSPYLSLQISPPAKKPLTKIASYLLVAEPDKLYAMPPPGMPEGDIKALTTLCDLADRELVVIIGWAKHIPGFSNLSLGDQMSLPQSAWMEILILGSVHRSLPHDDKLVYAEDYAEDYITDEERSRLAVLLELYRAILQPVHSYKKLKVKEEIVTLKALALANSDSMYIEDLEAVQKLQDLLHEALQDYELCQRHEKPWRMSKLLLTLPLLRQTAAKAVQHFYSLKLQGKVPMHKLFLEMLEAKV; encoded by the exons ATGCTCAACGCCATCCCCAAGAGCCTATGCCTCGTGTGTGGGGACATCGCCTCCGGCTACCACTACAGCGTGGCCTCCTGTGAGGCCTGCAAGGCTTTCTTCAAGAGGACCATCCAAGGGAACATTGAGTACAGCTGCCCGGCCACCAACGAGTGTGAGATCACGAAACGGAGGCGCAAGTCCTGCCAGGCCTGTCGCTTCATGAAATGCCTCAAAGTGGGGATAATGCTGAAGGAAGGTGTGCGCCTTGACCGAGTGCGTGGAGGCCGCCAGAAATACAAGCGCCGGCTGGACTCAGAGAGCAGCCCGTACCTGAGCTTACAGATTTCTCCTCCTGCTAAAAAGCCATTGACTAAAATCGCCTCCTACCTGCTGGTGGCTGAGCCGGACAAACTTTACGCCATGCCACCCCCTGGCATGCCAGAGGGTGACATCAAGGCTCTGACCACTCTCTGTGATCTGGCAGACAGGGAGCTTGTGGTCATTATTGGCTGGGCCAAGCACATCCCAGGCTTCTCCAACCTCTCTCTGGGGGACCAGATGAGTCTGCCACAGAGTGCCTGGATGGAGATCCTCATCCTGGGCAGCGTGCACCGCTCGCTGCCCCATGACGACAAGCTGGTATATGCTGAGGAC TATGCTGAGGACTATATCACGGACGAGGAGCGCTCCCGCCTCGCGGTACTGCTGGAGCTCTACCGGGCCATCCTACAGCCGGTGCACAGCTACAAGAAGCTCAAGGTGAAGGAGGAGATTGTGACGCTcaaggccctggccctggccaaCTCAGATTCCATGTACATCGAGGATCTGGAGGCGGTCCAGAAGCTGCAGGACCTGCTGCATGAGGCGCTGCAGGACTACGAGCTGTGCCAGCGCCACGAGAAGCCATGGAGGATGAGCAAGTTGCTGCTGACGCTGCCCCTGCTTCGGCAGACAGCTGCCAAGGCCGTGCAGCACTTCTACAGCCTCAAACTGCAAGGCAAGGTGCCCATGCACAAACTCTTCCTGGAGATGCTGGAGGCCAAGGTCTGA